In the Pseudomonas sp. DTU_2021_1001937_2_SI_NGA_ILE_001 genome, one interval contains:
- a CDS encoding LysE family translocator produces MPDLNSLYLFSLAALVLLVVPGPNMAFVTSHALAYGWRAGFAAALGNALADLVLTLLVSAGVGALVMSWAPAFEILRMLGAAYLLWMAWQAVKDAKAPTGQPAQLAAWPRVLLRAALNSLLNPKALLFFMVFLPQFVTLGNGHVALQLLVLGALLSLMALLFNALLAAAALLLKRRLVGGSRRARLANYGFAGVMAALAIRLVFFERSA; encoded by the coding sequence ATGCCGGACTTGAACAGCCTCTACCTCTTCAGCCTCGCCGCACTTGTGCTGCTGGTCGTGCCCGGCCCGAACATGGCGTTCGTTACCAGCCATGCGCTGGCCTATGGTTGGCGGGCCGGGTTTGCCGCTGCCTTGGGTAATGCGCTGGCTGATCTGGTACTGACCCTGCTGGTCAGCGCCGGTGTCGGAGCGCTGGTGATGAGCTGGGCGCCAGCGTTCGAGATCCTGCGCATGCTCGGTGCCGCCTACCTGCTGTGGATGGCCTGGCAGGCGGTCAAAGACGCCAAGGCGCCAACCGGGCAACCGGCACAACTGGCCGCCTGGCCCCGGGTGCTGCTGCGCGCCGCGCTCAACAGCCTGCTCAACCCCAAGGCACTGCTGTTCTTCATGGTGTTCCTGCCGCAGTTCGTCACCCTCGGCAATGGCCACGTCGCTCTGCAACTGCTGGTCCTCGGCGCGTTGCTGTCGCTCATGGCGTTGCTGTTCAATGCGCTGCTGGCCGCCGCCGCGCTGCTGCTCAAGCGCCGCCTGGTCGGCGGTTCGCGCCGCGCACGGCTGGCCAACTACGGCTTCGCCGGGGTCATGGCGGCCCTGGCCATACGCCTGGTGTTCTTCGAACGCTCGGCCTGA
- a CDS encoding sigma-54 dependent transcriptional regulator produces MSHNVLVVDDEPKLCDLLASALSHSNLQVFTAGNGLHGLTVMEREDIDLVISDWRMPGMDGPQLLAEIRTRYPQVPVIVMTAYSTVKNAVQSMRNGAFDYIAKPFDIDELDITVSKALQFRDILRDNHRLRAELDEHRQIDSLVGESPAFRRVIQAVESVRESSATILLTGESGTGKEMVARAIHRHGNRADQPFVAVNCAAIPEGLLESEMFGHRKGAFTGAVADRVGRFQQADKGTLFLDEIGEMPLALQAKILRALQERIIEPVGDPRERKVDVRVIAATNKDLLEAVANKEFREDLYYRLNVFPIPLPPLRERVEDIAPLARHFAHSLGAEAGKRITGFSPEALLAMSRYAWPGNIRELQNCVERATIVASGPVIQDSDLPGYLFNAPAAQDAAPLDAVSDIPSDLDAALAQVEKTCILAALQRTQGVQAAAAQLLGISERSLWYRIKKLEIHVERIVR; encoded by the coding sequence ATGAGCCACAACGTGCTGGTGGTCGACGACGAACCCAAGCTCTGCGACCTGCTGGCCTCGGCCCTGAGCCACAGCAACCTGCAGGTGTTCACCGCCGGTAACGGTCTGCATGGCCTGACGGTCATGGAGCGCGAAGACATCGACCTGGTGATCAGTGACTGGCGCATGCCTGGCATGGATGGTCCGCAACTGCTGGCGGAAATCCGCACGCGCTACCCGCAGGTGCCGGTGATCGTCATGACCGCCTACAGCACGGTGAAGAACGCCGTGCAGTCGATGCGCAACGGTGCCTTCGACTACATCGCCAAGCCGTTCGACATCGACGAGCTGGACATCACCGTCAGCAAGGCCCTGCAATTCCGTGACATCCTGCGCGACAACCATCGCCTGCGCGCCGAACTCGACGAGCACCGGCAGATCGACAGCCTGGTGGGCGAGAGCCCGGCCTTCCGCCGGGTGATCCAGGCCGTGGAATCGGTGCGCGAAAGCAGCGCCACCATTCTGCTGACCGGGGAGAGCGGCACCGGCAAGGAAATGGTCGCCCGCGCCATCCACCGCCACGGTAATCGCGCCGACCAGCCGTTCGTGGCGGTCAACTGTGCGGCGATTCCCGAAGGCCTGCTGGAGAGCGAGATGTTCGGCCACCGCAAGGGCGCCTTCACCGGGGCGGTGGCAGACCGGGTAGGGCGCTTCCAGCAAGCCGACAAGGGCACGCTGTTTCTCGACGAAATCGGTGAAATGCCCCTGGCGCTGCAGGCCAAGATCCTGCGTGCCCTGCAGGAGCGCATCATCGAGCCGGTGGGTGATCCGCGCGAGCGCAAGGTGGATGTGCGGGTCATCGCAGCCACCAACAAGGACCTGCTCGAAGCGGTGGCGAACAAGGAGTTTCGCGAAGACCTCTACTACCGCCTCAACGTCTTCCCGATTCCGCTGCCGCCGCTGCGTGAGCGGGTCGAAGACATCGCCCCGCTGGCGCGTCATTTCGCCCACAGCCTGGGCGCCGAGGCCGGCAAGCGCATCACCGGTTTCAGCCCCGAAGCGCTGCTGGCCATGAGTCGCTATGCCTGGCCGGGCAATATCCGCGAACTGCAGAACTGCGTCGAACGCGCCACCATCGTGGCGAGCGGGCCGGTGATCCAGGACAGCGACCTGCCGGGCTATCTGTTCAACGCTCCCGCGGCCCAGGATGCGGCACCGCTCGACGCCGTGAGCGACATTCCCTCGGACCTCGACGCTGCCCTGGCGCAAGTGGAAAAGACCTGCATCCTCGCTGCCCTGCAGCGCACCCAGGGCGTCCAGGCCGCCGCCGCGCAACTGCTGGGCATTTCCGAACGCAGCCTGTGGTACCGGATCAAGAAGTTGGAGATCCATGTCGAGCGGATCGTGCGCTAG
- a CDS encoding sensor histidine kinase, whose translation MTQAKPRLFSLSRWTVQRKLVLAFWLVSVIPTMIAAELAATTLSQIFDSNVRIWLQESTRIVNDEISEILRDNARAAQLFLGYLDNGAQPGKVPDRRIADIADAMGIDVVALVRSSDHQVLYSTAPDAVVGQISLGADEVLQTVRYGGAPVGAVVSTYHTIQGGVDCQLMIATYLDSSFLTSVADVHSLDLRLYLKDQEGFAEVFSTQRFENHPLRVPPGIETLLRQTREPSEQSNSRYSGVYSPIFNDGGDMQGVVFSGLLRHSTLVGLVNQTNLFLLILLFGSALSLSVGWFISQRLTRPLRGLAAGVQAVTAGDYQQHVEVIGSDELADLSVTFNHMTERLRELQDLEAQLRRRDRLHTLGEVAMGLAHEIRNPLGIIKTATQLLHRRAALPEADMRHLEYVISEVTRINDLITEFLDFARPSAPLRSLQPARPLLEDLLGFCAPELATRHIEAHIEERDAETRIYADGRQLTQACLNLVLNAIDAMPDGGTLTLSLSSEGPWTLISVSDTGQGIEADMLERIFTPFVTTKASGTGLGLAKVYSIMENHDGHIECISEPGAGATFNLYLPSHEHSDQGKQP comes from the coding sequence ATGACCCAGGCCAAACCCCGGTTGTTTTCCCTGTCGCGCTGGACCGTGCAGCGCAAGCTGGTGCTGGCGTTCTGGTTGGTCAGTGTGATCCCTACCATGATCGCCGCCGAGCTGGCCGCTACCACGCTGTCGCAGATCTTCGACAGCAACGTGCGTATCTGGCTGCAGGAGTCGACGCGCATCGTCAACGACGAGATCAGCGAGATCCTGCGCGACAACGCGCGCGCCGCGCAGTTGTTCCTCGGCTACCTGGACAACGGCGCGCAACCGGGCAAGGTGCCTGACCGGCGCATCGCCGACATTGCCGATGCCATGGGCATCGACGTGGTGGCGCTGGTGCGCAGCAGCGACCACCAGGTGCTGTATTCCACCGCGCCGGATGCAGTGGTCGGGCAGATCAGCCTGGGCGCCGATGAAGTGCTGCAGACCGTGCGCTACGGCGGCGCGCCGGTGGGGGCGGTGGTTTCCACCTATCACACCATCCAGGGCGGGGTCGATTGCCAGTTGATGATCGCCACCTACCTGGACAGCAGCTTCCTGACCAGCGTCGCCGACGTGCATTCCCTCGACCTGCGCCTGTACCTTAAGGACCAGGAGGGCTTTGCCGAAGTCTTTTCCACTCAGCGCTTCGAGAACCACCCGTTGCGCGTACCGCCGGGTATCGAGACGCTGCTGCGCCAGACCCGTGAGCCCAGCGAACAGTCCAATTCGCGCTACAGCGGCGTGTATTCGCCGATCTTCAACGACGGCGGCGACATGCAAGGGGTGGTGTTCAGCGGCCTGCTGCGCCATTCGACGCTGGTCGGGCTGGTCAACCAGACCAACCTGTTCCTGTTGATCCTGCTGTTCGGCTCGGCGCTGTCGCTGAGCGTCGGCTGGTTCATCTCGCAGCGCCTGACCCGCCCGCTGCGTGGGCTGGCCGCAGGGGTGCAGGCGGTGACCGCCGGCGATTATCAGCAGCATGTCGAGGTGATCGGCAGCGATGAGCTGGCCGACCTGAGCGTGACCTTCAACCACATGACCGAGCGCCTGCGCGAGCTGCAGGACCTCGAAGCCCAGTTGCGCCGTCGCGACCGCCTGCACACCCTGGGTGAAGTGGCCATGGGCCTGGCCCACGAGATTCGCAACCCGCTGGGCATCATCAAGACCGCCACGCAGTTGCTGCACCGCCGCGCGGCCTTGCCGGAAGCCGACATGCGCCACCTCGAATACGTGATCAGCGAGGTGACGCGCATCAACGACCTGATCACCGAGTTTCTCGATTTCGCCCGGCCCAGCGCGCCGCTGCGCTCGCTGCAGCCGGCCCGCCCGCTGCTGGAGGACCTGCTGGGTTTCTGCGCGCCGGAGCTGGCGACCCGGCATATCGAAGCGCACATCGAAGAGCGCGACGCCGAAACGCGTATCTATGCCGATGGCCGCCAACTGACCCAGGCGTGCCTGAACCTGGTGCTCAACGCCATCGACGCGATGCCCGACGGCGGCACCCTGACCCTCAGCCTGTCCAGCGAAGGGCCTTGGACGCTGATCAGCGTCAGCGACACCGGGCAGGGTATCGAGGCCGACATGCTCGAACGCATCTTCACGCCGTTCGTCACCACCAAGGCTTCGGGGACCGGCCTGGGCCTGGCCAAGGTCTACTCGATCATGGAAAACCACGACGGGCACATCGAGTGCATCAGCGAACCAGGCGCCGGGGCGACCTTCAACCTGTACCTGCCCAGCCATGAACACAGCGATCAAGGAAAGCAGCCATGA
- a CDS encoding GNAT family N-acetyltransferase, with protein sequence MITAHAFASIERIEREQWNACFPDTLEDWDYYLAVEKAGIEGFEWRYLALYEDQQLVAAVPAFITRYSLDTTVQGLARRLSQALARLWPGALQLGLYALGSPVAERCEAGVARHLPQVQRADLLQRLLALAREDAQRFEIGLLAVKDAPLAAGEWVQACEQAGLHALPSLPGASLPVGFACLDDYVGTLGKSTRKDLRRLLRSPAPQIEWRQQVDDVLPEMMRLYEATLARSDLQFERLGPDYFTGVLQRLPGRAACVLYWVDGQLAAFNLLLVDEHRLLDKFFAHDLQRTREHSLYARSWLANVEYCIRQGISTYECGQAGYASKMRFGCRFQGNMLFFRHRNWLIDTLLRLVKRLIRPDRHDPAMAAAISEHS encoded by the coding sequence ATGATCACCGCCCATGCATTCGCCAGCATCGAACGTATCGAGCGTGAACAGTGGAACGCCTGTTTCCCCGACACGCTGGAAGACTGGGACTACTACCTGGCCGTGGAGAAAGCCGGTATCGAGGGTTTCGAATGGCGCTACCTGGCGCTGTATGAAGACCAGCAACTCGTGGCGGCGGTGCCGGCGTTCATCACCCGCTACAGCCTGGACACCACGGTGCAGGGCCTGGCAAGGCGCCTGAGCCAGGCGCTGGCACGCCTGTGGCCGGGTGCCTTGCAACTGGGGCTGTATGCCCTGGGCTCGCCCGTGGCCGAGCGCTGTGAAGCGGGGGTGGCCCGCCACCTGCCGCAGGTACAGCGCGCCGACCTGCTGCAACGCCTGCTGGCGCTGGCCCGCGAGGATGCGCAGCGTTTCGAGATTGGCCTGCTGGCGGTCAAGGACGCGCCGCTGGCCGCTGGCGAATGGGTGCAGGCCTGCGAGCAGGCCGGGTTGCATGCGCTGCCGAGCTTGCCCGGCGCCAGCCTGCCGGTGGGCTTCGCCTGCCTGGATGACTACGTCGGCACCTTGGGCAAGTCCACCCGCAAGGACCTGCGACGCCTGTTGCGCAGCCCGGCGCCGCAGATCGAGTGGCGCCAGCAGGTCGACGACGTGCTGCCGGAAATGATGCGCCTGTATGAAGCCACCCTGGCACGTAGCGACCTGCAGTTCGAGCGCCTGGGGCCGGATTACTTCACCGGTGTCCTGCAGCGCCTGCCAGGCCGGGCAGCCTGCGTGCTGTATTGGGTCGACGGGCAACTGGCGGCCTTCAATCTGCTGCTGGTCGACGAACACCGCCTGCTCGACAAATTCTTCGCCCATGACCTGCAACGCACCCGCGAGCACAGCCTTTACGCCCGCAGCTGGCTGGCCAACGTCGAATACTGCATCCGTCAGGGCATCAGCACTTACGAGTGCGGGCAGGCCGGCTACGCCAGCAAGATGCGTTTCGGTTGCCGATTCCAGGGCAATATGCTGTTCTTTCGCCATCGCAACTGGTTGATCGACACCTTGCTGCGCCTGGTGAAACGGCTCATCCGCCCCGACCGACACGATCCCGCCATGGCGGCCGCTATAAGCGAACATTCATGA
- a CDS encoding alpha/beta hydrolase, whose protein sequence is MNAVAVEMGEGDAGFAVGTGEVAVLLIHGLTGTPAELRRVAQGLADRGCTVYVPTLAGHCGNNDDLRRTVWTDWYESARRAFAGIRARHAQVFVGGLSMGAVMAMHLAAEHPGQVAGLLLYSTTLRYDGWNMPFAARFTRIFMAIPFGVHICRFNEKPPYGIKNPRLRAIVERQMKDGESSNAGLLTMSGISVRELHRLIARTKRGMPSIRTPALVLHSREDDITSRWNADYIERHIGGPVFKVLLDNCYHMITVDLQYREVVNLSANFIDARVEGLIAPAVAALPRRA, encoded by the coding sequence ATGAACGCCGTCGCGGTGGAGATGGGTGAGGGGGATGCCGGCTTCGCAGTCGGCACCGGTGAGGTCGCGGTGCTGCTCATCCACGGCCTGACCGGTACGCCGGCCGAGCTGCGCCGCGTGGCCCAGGGCCTGGCGGACCGGGGCTGCACGGTCTACGTGCCGACCCTGGCCGGCCATTGTGGCAACAACGACGACCTGCGTCGCACGGTCTGGACTGACTGGTATGAAAGCGCCCGGCGCGCGTTCGCCGGCATCCGCGCCCGCCACGCGCAGGTGTTCGTCGGCGGGCTGTCAATGGGCGCGGTGATGGCCATGCACCTGGCCGCCGAACACCCCGGCCAGGTCGCCGGCCTGCTGCTGTATTCCACGACCTTGCGCTACGACGGCTGGAACATGCCGTTCGCCGCACGCTTCACGCGGATTTTCATGGCCATTCCGTTTGGCGTGCACATCTGCCGCTTCAACGAAAAGCCGCCCTACGGCATCAAGAATCCGCGCCTGCGAGCCATCGTCGAGCGGCAGATGAAAGACGGCGAAAGCAGCAATGCCGGGTTGTTGACCATGTCGGGCATCAGTGTGCGCGAGCTGCATCGGCTGATCGCCAGGACCAAGCGCGGGATGCCGTCGATCCGAACACCGGCGCTGGTGCTGCATTCCCGGGAAGACGACATCACCAGCCGCTGGAACGCTGACTACATCGAACGGCACATCGGCGGCCCGGTGTTCAAGGTGCTGCTCGACAACTGCTACCACATGATCACCGTCGACCTGCAATACCGCGAGGTGGTGAACCTGAGTGCCAACTTCATCGATGCCCGTGTCGAAGGGCTCATCGCCCCGGCAGTGGCTGCCTTGCCACGCAGGGCCTGA
- a CDS encoding aspartate aminotransferase family protein — protein sequence MSDIRIATAEDRILLDKEAKYCSYGDTVHYIEPPRIFSRCEGSYVFDTSDQAYLDLQMWYSAVNFGYANPRLNNALKQQIDTLPQIASQYLHKGKIELAERIAVDARNKFGLDGRVHFNVGGSQSIEDSLKVVRNATQGKSLMFAFEGGYHGRTLGASSITSSYRYRRRYGHFGERAQFIPFPYHFRGPKGMSKEEYGSLCVQQFARLFETEYNGVWDPKVGQSEYAAFYVEPIQGTGGYVIPPMNFYSELKKVLDQHGILMVVDEIQMGFFRTGKLWSIEHFDVKPDVIVFGKALTNGLNPLGGLWAREELINPGIFPPGSTHSTFASNPLGTAVGVEVLKMTSEVDYGAMVMAKGKYFLAGLQELQKRYPIIGDVDGLGLALRAEICAADGFTPDKATLDFMVEEGMKGDLEVDGRRLGLVLDVGGYYKNVITLAPSLEITYEEIDLGLALLDRLLHRAMKR from the coding sequence ATGTCTGATATCCGCATCGCTACCGCCGAAGACCGCATCCTTCTCGACAAGGAAGCCAAGTACTGCTCCTACGGTGACACCGTTCACTACATCGAACCCCCGCGCATCTTCAGCCGCTGCGAAGGCTCCTACGTCTTCGACACCAGCGACCAGGCCTACCTCGACCTGCAGATGTGGTACTCGGCGGTCAACTTCGGCTATGCCAACCCGCGCCTGAACAACGCCCTCAAGCAGCAGATCGACACCCTGCCGCAGATCGCCAGCCAGTACCTGCACAAGGGCAAGATCGAGCTGGCCGAACGCATCGCCGTGGATGCCCGCAACAAGTTCGGCCTCGATGGCCGCGTGCATTTCAACGTCGGCGGTTCGCAGTCCATCGAGGACTCGCTGAAAGTGGTGCGCAACGCCACCCAGGGCAAGAGCCTGATGTTCGCCTTCGAAGGTGGCTACCACGGCCGCACCCTGGGCGCCTCGTCGATCACCTCCAGTTACCGCTACCGCCGCCGTTACGGGCATTTCGGCGAGCGTGCGCAGTTCATCCCGTTCCCGTACCACTTCCGTGGCCCGAAAGGCATGAGCAAGGAAGAGTACGGCAGTCTCTGCGTGCAGCAGTTCGCCCGGCTGTTCGAGACCGAATACAACGGTGTCTGGGACCCCAAGGTCGGCCAGAGCGAGTACGCGGCGTTCTATGTGGAGCCGATCCAGGGCACCGGCGGCTATGTGATCCCGCCGATGAACTTCTACAGCGAGCTGAAGAAGGTCCTTGACCAGCACGGCATCCTGATGGTGGTCGACGAGATCCAGATGGGCTTCTTCCGTACCGGCAAGCTGTGGTCCATCGAACACTTCGACGTCAAGCCGGACGTCATCGTGTTCGGCAAGGCACTGACCAACGGCCTCAACCCGCTGGGCGGCCTCTGGGCCCGTGAGGAGCTGATCAACCCCGGGATCTTCCCGCCAGGTTCGACCCACTCGACCTTCGCCTCCAACCCGCTAGGCACGGCCGTCGGGGTTGAAGTGCTGAAGATGACCTCGGAAGTCGACTACGGCGCCATGGTCATGGCCAAGGGCAAGTATTTCCTCGCCGGCCTGCAGGAGCTGCAGAAGCGCTATCCGATCATCGGCGACGTCGACGGCCTGGGTCTGGCCTTGCGTGCGGAAATCTGCGCGGCCGACGGCTTCACCCCGGACAAGGCGACCCTGGACTTCATGGTCGAAGAAGGCATGAAGGGCGACCTGGAAGTCGATGGTCGGCGTCTGGGCCTGGTGCTGGACGTGGGTGGCTACTACAAGAACGTCATCACCCTGGCACCGTCGCTGGAGATCACCTACGAGGAGATCGACCTGGGCCTGGCCCTGCTCGACCGCCTGCTGCATCGGGCCATGAAACGATGA
- a CDS encoding HAD-IB family phosphatase, with protein sequence MMHWHIVCDFDGTVTRTDVIDSILERFAEPGWEAIEQQWLDGQIGSRECLTRQLALVRATPAQLLGYFDSVAIDPDFPAFVDLATSLGATLDIVSDGLEQAIARILSRNDCPLLPIVANGLRQVDHDRWRIVFPYARDTCRAAAGNCKCRSVPAGRHVLVIGDGRSDMCVAETADFVLARGSLADHCVRLGLPHARFDTFAEIPALLANLPQLLTPIVPTLTPELQERFHHV encoded by the coding sequence ATGATGCACTGGCATATCGTGTGTGACTTCGACGGTACCGTGACCCGGACCGACGTCATCGACAGCATCCTGGAACGCTTCGCCGAACCCGGCTGGGAAGCGATCGAACAACAATGGCTCGACGGCCAGATCGGCTCGCGGGAGTGCCTGACCCGCCAACTGGCCCTGGTACGGGCCACCCCGGCGCAACTGCTGGGCTACTTCGACAGCGTGGCCATCGACCCGGACTTCCCGGCCTTCGTCGACCTGGCCACCAGCCTCGGCGCGACCCTGGATATCGTCAGCGACGGCCTGGAGCAGGCCATCGCGCGGATCCTGTCGCGCAACGACTGCCCGCTGCTGCCGATCGTTGCCAACGGCCTGCGCCAGGTCGACCACGACCGCTGGCGCATCGTCTTTCCCTATGCCCGTGACACCTGCCGCGCCGCTGCCGGCAACTGCAAGTGCCGCTCGGTGCCGGCGGGCCGCCACGTGCTGGTGATCGGCGACGGGCGCTCGGACATGTGCGTGGCCGAGACCGCCGACTTCGTCCTGGCCCGCGGCAGCCTCGCCGACCACTGCGTGCGCCTCGGGCTGCCCCATGCACGCTTCGACACCTTTGCCGAAATCCCCGCGCTGCTGGCCAACCTGCCGCAGCTGCTGACCCCGATCGTCCCGACCCTTACTCCCGAACTGCAGGAACGTTTCCATCATGTCTGA
- a CDS encoding MipA/OmpV family protein, with the protein MPPMRNLLCGVALCATLVSPPGRAAEPDASAAKPLWGLQGMAGALWSYRPYDPTASSYEFKAVPYLDLSLGDVDLDSEDGLSWNAFKTENGWSAGPYLNYLPGRDGQGSLRGLRDVSGMGVAGGFVAYSPVQWLSLFARAGRTFGTAESQGGVLGQVGAEADYPLGAGVFGSTRLVAHLANRELNQTFFGVSADESQASGIRPYNAGGGLRDLTLSQSLAVPLSPHWSLLGNLSWTHLTGSAADSSIVQQRGHAEQGEVDIGVAYHF; encoded by the coding sequence ATGCCACCGATGCGCAATTTGCTCTGCGGCGTCGCGCTCTGCGCCACGCTGGTCAGCCCGCCCGGGCGCGCCGCCGAGCCGGACGCCAGCGCCGCCAAGCCGCTGTGGGGCTTGCAGGGCATGGCCGGAGCGCTGTGGTCGTATCGCCCCTACGACCCCACGGCGAGCAGCTACGAGTTCAAGGCCGTGCCGTACCTGGACCTGAGCCTGGGCGATGTCGACCTGGACTCCGAAGACGGGCTGTCGTGGAACGCCTTCAAGACCGAAAACGGCTGGAGCGCCGGGCCGTATCTCAACTACCTGCCAGGACGCGACGGCCAGGGCTCGCTGCGCGGCCTGCGGGATGTCTCGGGCATGGGCGTGGCCGGTGGCTTCGTGGCCTACAGCCCGGTGCAATGGCTGAGCCTGTTCGCTCGCGCCGGGCGCACCTTCGGCACCGCCGAGAGCCAGGGCGGCGTGTTGGGCCAGGTGGGCGCGGAGGCTGATTATCCATTGGGCGCCGGAGTATTCGGCAGCACCCGGCTGGTGGCGCACCTGGCCAACCGAGAGCTGAACCAGACGTTCTTCGGGGTCAGTGCGGACGAGTCGCAGGCCTCGGGCATTCGCCCGTACAACGCTGGCGGTGGCCTGCGTGACCTGACCCTGAGCCAGAGCCTGGCGGTGCCGCTGTCGCCACACTGGTCGCTGCTGGGCAACCTGAGCTGGACCCACCTGACCGGCTCGGCCGCCGACAGCAGCATCGTCCAGCAACGCGGCCACGCCGAGCAGGGTGAAGTGGACATCGGCGTGGCCTATCACTTCTGA
- a CDS encoding DMT family transporter: MNTTSSSSLSSTPGWLQHRVTAVVLWLLLIGSESTAQIAMKVGGDALTHLPFGLAWLGTALLTPAVLLALACYAGSFFVWMLILRSAPVSVAFPLSSLVFVGVLLGSWLGLGEQIDWLRWVGVAIIISGIAVMAEGEG, from the coding sequence ATGAACACGACATCGTCTTCGAGTCTTTCCAGCACGCCTGGCTGGCTGCAGCATCGCGTCACCGCCGTGGTGCTGTGGCTGTTGCTGATCGGCAGTGAAAGCACGGCGCAGATCGCCATGAAGGTGGGCGGCGATGCGCTTACCCATCTGCCATTCGGCCTGGCCTGGTTGGGCACTGCGCTGCTGACGCCCGCAGTGCTGCTGGCGCTGGCCTGCTATGCGGGGTCGTTCTTCGTGTGGATGCTGATTCTGCGCAGTGCCCCGGTGAGCGTGGCCTTTCCCTTGAGCTCGCTGGTGTTCGTCGGCGTGCTGCTGGGTTCCTGGCTGGGGCTGGGTGAGCAAATCGACTGGCTGCGCTGGGTGGGCGTGGCGATCATCATCAGCGGCATCGCGGTCATGGCCGAGGGGGAGGGTTGA
- a CDS encoding transporter, translating to MSPSVIALIALSIGLDVAGQIAFKLGLDRLPEMDGGFRLAGFWWQLLGAPLLWAGILAYALEFLVWLAVLSLAPLSLAFPAASLAYCGVVLAGRLVLGEAVSRRRWLGTLIITGGVMLVIASGG from the coding sequence ATGAGTCCCTCGGTGATTGCGCTGATCGCGCTGTCCATCGGTCTCGATGTCGCCGGACAGATCGCCTTCAAGCTGGGTCTGGACCGCCTGCCGGAAATGGACGGCGGCTTTCGCCTGGCCGGCTTCTGGTGGCAGCTGCTGGGCGCGCCGTTGCTGTGGGCCGGCATCCTGGCCTATGCCCTGGAGTTCCTGGTGTGGCTGGCGGTGCTGTCGCTGGCCCCCTTGAGCCTGGCCTTTCCTGCCGCCAGCCTGGCCTATTGCGGGGTGGTGCTGGCCGGGCGCCTGGTGCTGGGCGAGGCGGTGAGCCGCCGCCGCTGGCTCGGCACGCTGATCATTACCGGTGGGGTGATGCTGGTCATCGCCAGTGGAGGTTGA
- a CDS encoding arginase, translated as MNILDLDHSLTAQEPIARRLTEGRATHIDLLDLGPHLRLWTTEARYRTFSQRLQQSSRPRGRRPQIYFVGSGDYHHLTPAFLAGLTEPVSLIHFDNHPDWVRLAPRRHCGSWVNRALQLPLVRRVITLGPCSDDLHNPQLRGANFAALRSGQLQLFPWQHAPSRVWGHVGDGPGHQQRGHYLHWTNLAELDWSRFLAQLAATLPTEAVWITIDKDVLASEDAATNWDQGGMRLSHLLEALRLLATRKRVLGIDVCGEFSAPAHRNPFKRWEARSDQPPAERWSAADIQRNAQTNAALLALFDEVFP; from the coding sequence TTGAACATCCTCGACCTCGACCACAGCCTTACCGCCCAGGAACCCATCGCCCGGCGCCTGACCGAAGGCCGCGCCACGCATATCGACCTGCTCGACCTCGGGCCGCACCTGCGGCTGTGGACCACCGAAGCCCGCTACCGGACCTTCAGCCAGCGCCTGCAGCAGAGCAGCCGGCCCAGGGGGCGCCGGCCGCAGATCTATTTCGTCGGCTCCGGCGATTACCACCACCTGACCCCGGCGTTTCTCGCCGGGCTGACCGAGCCGGTCAGCCTGATCCACTTCGACAACCACCCCGACTGGGTACGCCTGGCGCCGCGCCGGCATTGCGGCTCGTGGGTCAACCGGGCGTTGCAGTTGCCGCTGGTTCGCCGCGTGATCACCCTCGGGCCGTGCAGCGACGACCTGCATAACCCGCAGTTGCGCGGGGCCAACTTCGCCGCCCTGCGCAGCGGGCAGCTGCAGCTGTTCCCCTGGCAGCACGCGCCGTCGCGGGTGTGGGGGCATGTGGGCGACGGCCCTGGCCACCAGCAGCGCGGCCACTACCTGCACTGGACCAACCTGGCCGAGCTGGACTGGTCGCGGTTTCTTGCCCAGTTGGCGGCGACGCTGCCCACCGAAGCGGTGTGGATCACCATCGACAAGGACGTGCTGGCCAGTGAAGACGCGGCCACCAACTGGGACCAGGGCGGCATGCGCCTGAGCCACCTGCTCGAGGCGTTGCGCCTGCTGGCCACGCGCAAGCGGGTGCTGGGTATCGACGTATGCGGCGAGTTTTCAGCACCGGCGCATCGCAACCCGTTCAAGCGCTGGGAGGCGCGCAGCGACCAGCCACCCGCCGAACGCTGGAGCGCTGCGGATATCCAGCGCAATGCGCAGACCAACGCGGCCTTGCTGGCGCTGTTCGACGAGGTGTTCCCATGA